The Erigeron canadensis isolate Cc75 chromosome 1, C_canadensis_v1, whole genome shotgun sequence genome segment CATAAGAAGTTCTGCAGACACCACACCTAATGTATTTGAGATGAGACATCTACTCAAGAAAAGTGTAAAGTGCTCCATTTCAATATTTTATTGATAGGCTGTTAATACACGTTAGCCTTGCTAAATGACATCAGTTTGGCCAACTTCAGTGTTTTTAATTGGCAGTTCTAAAAGTTTGCTCATTCACTGACACACTTGTTTATAATGTTCGTTTGGCAAGTTGTGCCCTTGGTTACACTGTTTAGGGTGTCACACTGTCACCTACTTAACAGAAGTTTAAGGAGTaaacatgtgtgtgtgtgtgtgtgtacaattaacattttgaataaataaaacatgATAAAACCACTTACAGGTGGAGTCACTCCAGGCAAGGATTGAGTGTGAGAGATTGCAAATTCACCAGAAGCAACAGGGCAATCTGTTTTGCTGCAGAGGTCACTTGTTTCACTATAGACCCCAAAAAAGTAGTATGAAACATCAATATCAAGGCTCCCTCCAGAGATTGGCGTTTCTGCATATCAAGAACGTCCTCTTTAATCTGCTGCTATTTGCTAATAAATTGTGACATACTACATGCTAAATTGATTTTAGACGCACTTCCAAAGACAAAGTTTTCACAAATAATATGTGGCGGTGCACACTAATggaaataaaaagcaaaaaaatttcatttgcAACTATTGATCCCATTGTATGCTGACAAactaattatttgaaaacattCACCAGATTGAAAAAATAATTCCATGAATGGGTATTCACATTTTGCATTTTCCTTCCAACTAAGAAATGCGATATAAAAGAATAGAATAAGACTCTACCTGTTGAAGCACTAATTGTGAATGTGGTCTCCACCCCTCTTTGCATTGGGTAAGGATTGATCTCAACTCCACTGACCTTCACACCATAATCTTTATTCTTTTCTGTAGACGTGTTGACAAATTAAACACAAGATTTTCACTCAGATGTGTAAGCTATTGAAAGAGAATATTTAAGAAGCTTCTCTTTCGATACTTCTAATACACACCATCAAATTTATATCATGAGGTCAAACAGCAACCGGCAATTCGTCTTTTAGAGTTCTAAAGTCCTAACAAGAATCAACTAACATGTCAATTCCACCAAACATGTACAGATTTGCCTCCCAGCTTCAACCCTTAAAATACCAAATAAATTCAGAAAAAACTAAAAGTACGGTTTTGAAAAGTTCATTGACAACATTTATACATATTGATCTCCCACAAAATATGTATGCATCACTATATAGTGTGTCCTTATGCAGCTTTCTACTTTAAGCATGAACATTTCGCTCATTTCCTTGAACAAAAAAAAGGGCATTCAAGATTGCACCAGTGTCCTAGACACGTCATTTACATGATCAAAATTTCAACATGCTTTCGGTGCATAAAGGAGACATTATTCATTCTCATCAGTTAATATGAATGCATTAAAGCTTATATTGTACTTCACTCTCTGATTCTAATTGTGCCAGACCAGTAAGAAGGGTAATGCCCTTAGCAACAAGAgaactatatataaattatataaaaatacgaTAATGTAGCTTCTATGATAACAGACCAGATATCATAACTAAATAATAACTTACAATATTTTCGTCAACTCAAACACAATAAACtttagagaatatatatatatatatagggtgaggattctggaagaaggtgtcttaaggagagaagggagagaaggtcctattagctaatcagaacgcgacatgtggcaaaataaaaaaaaagcgcggtggcaattttgtaaataaatgaaagttttgtgaagcttggtcagcttgggatctcagtgggttgggtcagcttgggatgggTCAACTTGAGTTGGATCAGCTTGGTTTGGGACAATTTGGTCAGTTTGGTcagtcagcttgggtctggatCAGTTTgtctgggttagcttggggtcttGTCAGGTTTAGGccagcttgggtcagcttggggtcgggtcagtttggggtctgggtcataTTTGGTcatggttgggtcagcttggggcctGGTTCGGGTCagtttgacacaatttacacataatctacacagctacacaaatgtagattatgggttctGGGTtcggtcaggtttgggtcagcttggggtcaggtcaggttgggtcagcttggggttgggttagcttgacacaattacacaaatgtagattaatctacacaaatgtagattatgagttttgggtcaggtttgggtcagcttggggtctggtcaggttgggtcagcttggggcctagtcagcttggggttgggttagcttgacataatttacacataatctacacaaatgtagctaatgggttttgggtcagcttgggttctgggttgggtcagcttggttcaggtttgggtcagcttggggttgggttagcttgacacaatttacacaatctacacaaatgtagattacgggtttgggtcagcttggggttcggttgggtcagcttgggatggATCAggttgggtttgggtcagcttgggctaGAATCCAGGCTAAtcagatcccaagctgacccaaaaccaagctgaccaaccaagctgaactagaacccaggctgatcaagctgacccaaccaagctgatcataacccaagctgacccagacccaagctgacccaaaaccaggctgataaaagtttgatttatttacaaaaatgccaccgcgtttttttttaaaaccacatGTTGCGTtgtgattggttcataagacttTCTCTccctcccttctctccttaagacaccttcttatttgatctctctcctatatatatatatatatatatatacacacacacacacacacacaccaaacactaattaagtaattaaccaCCTATATAGTAAGTGCAAAAGTTCAGTAGCAAATTAAATAGATTAATGATcggaaattaaaaacaaaatacaaaaaccctaacttaaCTTCCGAATATCTCGGATCATGATAGATCATCAAACAAGTAGTCAACGAAAGttttaattacaaaatatatatatagagagagagagagaaagagaaaagaaCTTACTGCAGTATTTGACGTCAATGGCATCAGCGATCAAAAGAGAAGCCGAGCAGATAAGAAGGATGGACATCAGCTTGCTTTGAATGCCTGCCATTGGATTGATTAAATTTTAGTGTGTGTGGTGTGTAAATGATAGAAAACGTGTAACTGATGGAGAGTGTGATATATATAACGGTAGTTGCGGTGGTTGTCAGTCGGTGTGTTTAAGGTCAATGGTAATGAAGTCCCGATTAGATATGCAAGATTCCCTTATTTTATAAGGGATTTTCTATTGGAAAATGATACTCCCCGTCCCACTAAACTTGTCCAATTTATTATTTTCAAGGTCAAACTTTACgaactttgactataaatatttttgtttgtgttatgtaatatttgatgaaaactaTATGGATTgattatgttttaaatgtgtGTTTCATTGGTATAGCTTTCTTCAACTATTATGTAacacaactaaaaatatatatggtcaaagttcgtagagtttgactttgaaaatttaaaagtggacaACTGAAAGTCCCTTAGCCACTGGATCacacgagattaagtatctaatgtataagtgcggaaaatcttatacactagcaatcaacaacacgaacacgaatatgaataaactggaaccgtatattacttcggtaaatgcaattacaagtaacacACCAGGTTCGGAAtacgaaaatatgaaaaacaaaacgaCTAGAAGATtcaccttaaacataaggtttaatctctatttatactaaaactaataGACTAGTCGGACCTCGAATTTCATGGACCAAAGCTCGACTCGGACACTGCACgagcttgaccaggtcgagctcgaccaagtcaacgtgttgaccaattcgagcttgaccaggtcgctcgaccaagtcaacttgttgaccaattcgaggttgactttattatacgcgaaaacttaacgtttattacaagtacatattaaatagactcaagacaaacttctataatgatgttgtcacccggaaatgcaccaacagactcccccttgacatcagcatttagaagttttcatcgatcttcaaagtcttcacttgtaatgcacggaaatagtaacagaaatgcccaatcaagcactccttgactattgctatcacttatgacaatcagtagttaaaaaatctgcaatcaacaaattttcgttaactaataatattatgtcttctttTGATAAGACCTGATCTTTATGCGCTGCacactgatcttcaaactgcaaaatctCTGTATCCTTATGACAATTAACAAATTCAATACTCAGATTGTAATTCTCCCCCTGAACAGTAACatccaaattaagctccaagcaatattatcacgccaaacatcatcacttcaaAGTAATACAGACATCATTGCCTCCTCATGCAATTCGGATATCATCACTCCAAATATTATACAAAATAACATTGCTCAATCTATTTagatcttcaagcttaaccgTCATACGATAAAGAAGTTGAATatccaacaatcagcatcgaatttaatcagctctcacaacGATAAGAAACtctgtaacttgaatttcagatatgcagcactcacaagatccatgtcttcaaccaatagtgtctgactttgtcttgtatcttcatgaaCCCACCAATCACCTaaagtctttcatatcaaatctccCCCTCAAGGTAAGCACTCCAAAATACATTAagaaccacttaatctgcaacctcttcactagtcaccagattaatcatctctacatcattggcattaaataaaggtttgattttcaattactcggctacaaatgattaactttatcacaaaagcttttcgacaaaatcccaaacacatgttaagcaaagatcatgaacagtttactcggattttcaatcacggtcttcaatcttcatctgattcatttgaataacctaatcttaaatcaggcgcctttgatccaaaaatTAGGTCGGACACATGTCACACGGATTCAAAACCAGAAAGATGCCATGACTAAACCCTGACAaaacaccatgatcttcattgctacgAACACCCAAGAATTTTGCtaagaaaacatggaagctttaaatttttatcctccccttttctctacaaaattcttaaaacagcctatatgtttgtttttggtttcaacACATCTCTcaatctcatcttcatcccacagttgttcacatatgcaatccagAGATAACACAATAGCTCATTGCCATAACAACATgatgacacaattgttcacatatacaatcaagagataacccagtAGCTCCTTGCCAATACAACATTATGACACAATTGTTCATATATttcaatcaagagataacccagtAGCTCCTTGTCAGAACAACCTTTTTGGCCTGGTCTTGAATTCCTTCTAAGATTTCTCATAATCTTCTATAAATGATAGAACTTTAGCCACCATTGATTCCagttgtctaaatttagaacctaaagttgatcaagttttcaagtctaatgctttattacagaaattgaaccaaaactcaaagagtttacaagttcaatattccaacaagcttagGCCTAAACTAaatcaagattacaagttcTTGACAATTTGAAAAGTGATTAATTAGAAtccaaagttgatcaagtttacaagtccaaaactcgattaacagatatcaaacctaaactcaaaagagtttacaagttcaatattcagaCAAGTTTTGAACCCAAACATAATCAAGATTGCAAATTCTAAAAACGTCCAATCACTTGGAGCACAAAATCTGATTATATAGTCGAACAAGAAATATCGGAACTTAGTTACTCGAGCCCGAATAGGTCGAGCTAGGATAGGTCGAGCTCCAGATGTGGTGGAGGTCGAGCTCCAGAGGTCGAGCttggtcgaggtcgagcttgggTTGTGGTCGAGGTTGAGGTTCACTTTTGGTCGAGTTCGAGCTTGTGTGGTTGAGGTCGACCCTATCTGGTCGAGTTCAAGTGATGTCTCCATAACCACTGGAAAGTAGACTCATTTACGAATTCGTGGCcacttgaatcgtcaaaaacggagttacggtttgaaagttatggccAAAACAAGATCAACACATTTTGGTCGAGCTAGGAAAGGATGAATGGGTAAAATTATAATGGCTAAAACTAATGGACTAGTCGGACCTCGAATTTCATGGACCAAAGCCCAACTCGGACACCACACgagcttgaccaggtcgagctcgaccaagtcaacgtgttgaccaagtcgagctcgaccaagttgGGGTGTTAGTCATTTCTCCGCtctgcctttcaaaaaaaagacTGATAATTCTTGTAATGTACAAGtctatttattttctttcttaattttgtaatttgattttgtcatcaaataatttgaaagatttatcattttttcttttctaatataTGGCATATGTAATTTGCATTTATTATGATCAATATTCTTATTCAAACTAGTATTTCACATTAAATTGCATtaatcttttactttttttcatatttacccCTTTTTTATTTCTTCCTAAACTTTATCACCTTTTATGATTacctaattaaatattttactcTCTTTAAAATTTTACCCATTCATCCTTCTTGTTATAATTGTTGATACAATTATATAGAACTATTGACTTAAATATGTTGTTTTGTTGCAAATACCATTGCATCTACATcatcaatttgatgaaaaagGTATTATGGTTATCGGTCATTAATACAAAACAACAAGGTGTTAAAAAAGTACAAGCTTATGAATACaagtaaaaataaattgaagagaaaatgtcacaaatggtccatgtggtttgtcacATTAGCGTTTGGCCCCCTGTGcttttttcgttgcaaatggTCCATAACTTTTTCATTCTCGTTGACAGAAGCCCCTGGCACTAACATTCGTCAGTTTTTGGCCGTTAGTAAGAATATAATCGTCCATTTAAGTATAAcaaccactatatatatatatatatatatgcacttcttcctcctcctccttcctCTTCCTTTTTCAGGTCACCACCATCACTAAAATCCGGGcaaatttttcatatttttcagATCTATACAAGTTCAAATCCATTTTCTTCTCTCATAatcaatcattaaaacaaatcaaTACCCATCtctaatatataaatacatatatgaaaTCATTAAgtaacgtaaaaaaaaaaatcacagaTAAGACCATTTTTATTGAAAGGCCGATGCATCTGTGAAAATAGTATTAGCCATTCTAAAATTTTTCTAAAGAATTATATTTCACTTTTACTCCATACCCTCCTTCTAGACTTTGACACCACCTTTCACAATTGCCTTTCTCAAATTTTTTCAAAGTTCAAAAACTAACCATATTTGATTATTACATTCAATTCTCAAAAAACTGAAATTAGGTGGAGAACTCTATTCTATTTCTACTACTCTAATTTCTTCACTCACACTAATTTCTTCACACTGTGAGTATCATTTGCAAGGCAAATATGCCtcatttggaagaaaaaaaaaaatcgaaaaagGGTTATGgatcgggaaaaaaaaaaggataaagtgAGTATCACCATCTCAAGTGGATCTCAAGGGTGGTGTTTCTTCTCCGCCACCATCTTTAGCCATTCAATGAAGGGGCTTTTAAAATCAAAGCCTCGCACACCCGTCGAGCTCGTTCAACATCTTTGTAATTTTCCTCCACTGACATCGACGATCTTTACACTAACCTTTTATATTTGCTACTGTTGTTGATGAAGATGACATTTGACATGTTGAGGAGGTGAATATGTCATCAAATACTACGTATGTTTCATGTGTTGTGTTAGTTTTCCATTTCAACCATGGCAATTTTTTTCCCCTTAGATTTTGGTGCAGAATGCTGATGGTGAAGGTATTAGGTGTAGTTGGTTTGTGGTTTAGAATGAATGTGATTaagaattatttatttattttttggataaatatatattgataatacAATTCtttattatgatatattttttttaatcacaaatAGTCCTTATGGCAAAaagacgattataccctcacgtgaTATACACTTGAGGGGTTTAAACGGCCAAAACTAACGAATGTTAGTGCCAGGGGCTTCTGGAAATGAGAATGCAATTAGGGACCATTTACAACGAAAAAATAGCACAGGAGGCAAAACGCTAATATAACAAACCACAGgatcatttgtgacattttctctaaattgaaattaaaagctaaagctatAACATTTTGACCCATCAATCTAGGGTAAAAGCTTTCTAGTTTTAACTAGAGAAAGCTAAAGATTGTgtattaaactttattttatttttacattaaagtATGAgtaatatacataaaataaatataaaattgactAAAAAAATAAGCCTAATTAGTTATCAAGTCAATAATAAGATGAAAACATGTAACATGATCAATGTcgattataaaaagaaaacaaattcaTGATCCATagatcaaattattattattattattattattattattattattattattattattattattattattattattattttgtaaagttagtttcgattcagacgtgttgaaGGCAATTTTAGAAAATAACCCGAGACCTTGGGGAAAACTCACCTCCGGGACCCACATAATGAATTTAGAAAATAAACCTGGCAAACCCATCAAAGTGGAGTTGGTTCGTAAATTAAGTTATTTAATACATTAAGTTGATTGTTAAGCTTATATTCTAGCTTAGTTTATTATTTCTcctatatacataataattaatgatgaaggagacaatcaaataagaacaatcttaaaataagaacacggtgataacacttaaaaactacattttgatgcattaaaagtccataaaactaacatattgtataactaattatcattatttaagtgtttaataacacattggtctgtcaaaatcgagaaaatcatgttttttgttttgtgcatccatcttggatgcatattcatcaaaatgatgcatccaacaaaaaacatgatttttttgattttgacggatcaatgtgttgttaaacacttaaatagtgataattagttatgtactatgttagttttgtggacttttaatgcatcaaaatgatattgttaagtgttctcaccgttcttattttaagattattattatcgGGGTGTTaccattaataataataataataataataataataataataataataataataataataataataataataataataataatgcatatatatatgagcataatacccgcacgttgcggggaattttattttttgagtgacaatttgttataaggatAGATACGGtaatttagtgttgtagtgCGTGGAGGTTATTTTgggaaccatatatatatatactatgggaaatgatttatgatgttaatatCATCTTTGATGGATGATGTTGTTCTCACAAACTCACTTAAATCAAtttctacacatgtcaaaaagccccccatgattttaatggtttgtgagagcaacatcatccaaccaaaataatgttaacatcatccaagttatccccatatactatctatactatcttataaagcattttgcccattttaaaaatctcaatTTCATGATTTGAAGCATCTAAATACGcctcttatttattcactaatttaaatattcttagctaatatacatataa includes the following:
- the LOC122581261 gene encoding putative phosphatidylglycerol/phosphatidylinositol transfer protein DDB_G0278295, yielding MAGIQSKLMSILLICSASLLIADAIDVKYCKKNKDYGVKVSGVEINPYPMQRGVETTFTISASTETPISGGSLDIDVSYYFFGVYSETSDLCSKTDCPVASGEFAISHTQSLPGVTPPGSYSLTMKLKDGNNKELTCISFDFSVGWYSAEAEIASI